The Bdellovibrionales bacterium genome segment CATGATTTTAGTTCTGGACAATCGACTTCTGGAAACTTGCGATTCAGAATCAATTCTAAAACCCGCTTACGAGCGGGAAAGACGCAAGCAGCTGGCAAGTTCAAGTTTCCATATCGCTTGTGCGTAGATTCATAAGCCTCAACAGCAGCTTCCATCTCTGCTCTCGGATCTCCTCTGCCATTTTCAGAAAAATAAAAAGAGAGAGTTTTGACATCACTCCCGTATCCTCCCATCGACCTCTCATACTGGTAAAGGCGAAGCCAGCGTGGGTCCACGCTGACTTTCTCGAGAGGGAGTGCTTCGACTCTTAAAACCAAAATGCACGATAGAAGTAGAATTCCTCGCCTAACCAATACCAAGCGAACACTGATTGGTCAGATCTCGGTCGGAAAAAATCGTATGATAAACTTCCTCCAAAACCTTTTCGGGGTGAACCTTTGAATCATAATAGATTTTTGAGAAGTTCAATCTCAATTGCTGGTTCAAGCGATCTTGAGCCTTAGCAGGACATCCCATGGTCTCGGCAAATGCTGAAAGATACTCTCCGTGGCCCTTTGCAATCTCACTCTTCAACTCAAAATGGTTCATCGTGGCAAAATGCAGGCTTTCTTGCTCTTTCAGGACCAGTTTGTGCTGTGTGCAGTTAGAGGTGCCAATCGTCATCCCGATTGTGTAGACAGGAAATAACATCCCGTTCGTTGTGGACCTCAAAGATGAGGAAACGAGAGAGTTGTCCTTTAAAACATACCATCCTGGTCCACAGCCCGAGCTTCCATCTGCAGCCCATGCTTCGTTTATCCCCAAACTGCCGATAACAAAAATCGCGAATAGCTTCGCCCATCTATTTTTCACCGTTTCTCCTCCTTGAGATATGAAGTGTTGCTCAGATTATGACCTGGATCGGCCTCCATTTCAAATGCGAAAGACAGGACAATGGTCTGGTTTACCTGAGTCCAGAAGTACCCTCTAAGCATTAGAATTTGCGGGTGTTTTTCCGAAAAGTAGAGAGGAGGTCCTATGTCTAAATATTTGAGTCGTCTTCTTCTCGCTTTTTGTATTTCGGCTTCCTTCTTCTTTGCAACTGAGGATTGGTACAAAAGGACTAAAAGCCGCAGAGTCGATCACACAGGGCAGGAAAGAATTGCTCAACTTCAGGATCTAAAAAATGAGGTGCAACGAAAGCCGATGTCCCGCGTGATCTGGGAAACGATCTCGAAGGACGAGGACCTCTATGCCGGGGAAGCCATTCGCACAGCAAGCAATGCCGATGCAAAAATTCTACTTATAAAAACGGGAACGCTCATCGAGCTTGAACCCGACTCCTTGGTTGTCCTCGAAGAAACTGATAAAGGACTCTCTCTCGATTTTCTAAAAGGCAATTTGTTCGTCAAAAGTACCGGATCACAATCAGGAAAGGAAAGCCTCACTCTAAAATCTGGTGGCAACGAAATCAATTTACAGAACGCCGATATCTCCCTTTCAAAGGGAAGCAATGATCAGGTTGACATTCAAGTCTTCGGGGGTAAAGCGCAAATCAAACAGGGTAATAAGACTCTCACTCTGGATGAAAGCCAATCCGGGTCGCTGAACCAGAGTGGACTTGATGTGGGAAAAAACCAAATTCAAATCACGTCGCCTCTTGCGGGAGACCATCTCTTTATTGATCCAAAAAAGAGAGAAAAAATTTCGCTCTCCTGGGAAAAGCTTTCGGCCGACTACAAGATTTACGTCGAACGAGGCTCTTCGCGACAGAATATGGTTCGAGACTTGAGCGAAAGCAGCCTAGGAAATTCTGGTTCAGTCCAAATTACTTCTAAATTGGGAAGGTATTTTTGGCGACTCGTAGGCGAACCAACAACGCCCGGCCGTCCCGTTTTGAAATCTGCAATCATACCCTTTTCTGTGGTTGCCAAACAACCACCTGTCCCACTTGAGCCTTTCCAGAAATCCCAGGTGGTTATCGAAAAGGCAAATCCCGTGGTGAAATTCAAATGGGCCAACCCTGCAAAGCTTGAACAACTCATCATTGAAATTGCCAAAGATCCTCTCCTTAGAGAACTAATAGTTAAGGAATCCATCGACAATAGAAACGGTGTTGGTGAATTCAAAATCCCAGCTGCAGGTGACTATTTTTGGAGAGTGACCGGATTTATGAACCTCAAAAACAAAATGATTCCGGCCGCAAGCGAGGTCCTCTCTTTTCATGTCAAAATTGGTGCCGAACTCATACCACCGGTCCTTCGTTCCCCCAGCGATAATCAGAGTCTTCCATTTAACCAAGTCATGGAGAAGGGAGTTTTTCTTTCTTGGGACCTCATCCCCGGA includes the following:
- a CDS encoding DUF3015 domain-containing protein, with protein sequence MKNRWAKLFAIFVIGSLGINEAWAADGSSGCGPGWYVLKDNSLVSSSLRSTTNGMLFPVYTIGMTIGTSNCTQHKLVLKEQESLHFATMNHFELKSEIAKGHGEYLSAFAETMGCPAKAQDRLNQQLRLNFSKIYYDSKVHPEKVLEEVYHTIFSDRDLTNQCSLGIG